CTTCCGGTGCTGGCCAGGTGGTTACTGGCTGCTGAAGACTTCTCCGCCCCAGACTTGCGCGGGATCATCCCACTCTGCTTCGTGTCCCATCACGCCATCTTTGCGGGTGAAGCTGGTGAGCACGAAAAAGGCGGTGGGCATGCCTTCGAGCTTGTAATGCCCGCGCTGCGATGAGGCCTGACCCTCCAGGGTGGGCTTGCCCTGGACGAAGGTCACGACCACGGGGTCACCGGGGTGCAGATTCAGCACGCCCGTTTGCTCTACGTGGCCTTCGAAGCGGCGGTGCTCGTCGTGGGGTTCGCCGGACCAGCGGCCTTTGAGAATAAAGGTTGTCATGCGTGCCTCCTGATTTGGTGCGTCAGCGGGTGGGGCATTGGTGCACCGGCACCGCTGGTATGAAGAGGCGTCAAAAGAACTTTACTGGCTTCTTTTGTTACGTTCATCTTAAGGGTTATGAGCTTTGTCTAATGTTCGTCACTTGCCTTGTGAAGGTGTCACCAAGATTACGATCTGCTGGTAGCTGCTCCTGCTCGAAAGCCCAGCAGAAACAGCACTTTGCGGATTGTCCATAAACCAGGAATCTTGCGTATAGGCTCACAAGGCAACTGCGATACGCATGCACCCCGCTGGATTGCGCTACCATAAAAAAACCAACACACATTGGTATACGTTCTTTTGACGCGCACTGGCGCTTCAAATACCGTTCACCGGACCGGCCACTTCCTCAGGCGAGGTGGCCAGCGTCCATCCAAGGACGGAGGCAGGCATGCACATCCACAACATCCCCGATTCCCTGTTCAAGCCGCATACCATGACCGCCGCGTTCAACCGAAAGCAGGATGTCATCGCCTTGCGCGATACCCTCAGCGGCCTCGGCTTGAACGGCCGCCACATGCACGTCCTTCACGGCGCTTCGGGCCTGCTCACACTGAATGGCAGACGTGATGTCCGCAAGCAGACGCTGCTGGCTCGTCTGCTGAACTTCCTGCTGAGCCGAGTACAGCCGTCCGCTGACCTGCAAGGAATTGAGACTCTGCAGCAGGGAGGCTGGGTCGTACTGATCGACCTTCCGCAGGACCCCAGCGACCGGAGGCTGATTCAGGCAGCGTTCCACAGAGCGGGTGCGGTGGGCGTCACTGATCCTGATCGTCCGCTTCCCGAGGCACCACAGCCAAACATTCTTGGTGGGAGCGTTTCACCGGCCTGACCATCAGGGAGAAATGACTGCAGTGGTATCTCAACAGCAAGGGATACGCTGCTGTCAATGGGCTCCCAATGATCTCAAGACGCGGAGACAACGCAAAAAACGCCCCGCTCACCGGTACAACGCCAGGAGCGGGGCGACTCAGGTCTGGGTTGTGGAATGGTCATGTCGGGCGGCACGAGCGTCTTGACGAACACCACCCCACCACGGGTGTAGGCGGCGTCGACCACGACGTTCTTCCCATTAGAGGCGGTCCAGTAAAGGCCATTCAAACCTTCTGCCAACCTTGACCCCATCCATTCAGCTGGACGACCGCAGCGTCCATGGTTACCCACGACAAGCACGATGCGGGCTCCATAACAATGCCGTCATCAACGAAGTCTCCTGCCCACTCGGGAACCCAGCACAGCACCAATCGACCTGTGCTGCCTTCGGGATCGGGCGGTAAGGTCAGAAGCCACGTATCCCAGGGCGGCACATTATTGACGTCCAGGTACCCGTTGCTTGCCACCCACGCAGCACCATCAAACAGTGACGCCGCCGGGTCGCTCTTCTGCTGGGCCAGGTGACCCCCAGAACCGGAAATAGACAACGCCGTTCAGGACAACCAAAACCTAAAGGTGTCCTGTACCGAAGGCGCGATCTTTCCCGGCGTTCTTCGCTGATCCGTATGACATAAAGGGCAATGCAACAACTCCGGAAGACTGCCTGAAGGGCGAGCCGACCGTACGAAAAAAGTGACAGGCAGACTGAGGCATCAGGAGAAATCCCACATTCCTGGTTACAAAGGACCCTGCCCATGCCGAAAACCATCCTCGTGATCGAGGACGACCCCGATATCCGCAACGTCGTCACCTATACCCTGCAGGACGCCGGGTACCATACCCTCACGGCAGACAACGGCATGAGCGGCCTGATCACCGCACGTGAACAGCACCCCGATCTGGTCCTGCTCGACCTGGGCCTGCCGGACTTCGATGGCAGCGAAGTCGCCCGCCGGCTGCGCAGCAACCATGACAACGTCCCCGTCATCGTGCTGTCCGCCATGGACAGCATCGACCGCAAACTCAACTTGCTCGACGATGGCGCCAACGATTACCTCACCAAACCCTTCCTTCCAGAGGAACTGCTGGCCCGCATCAAAGTACAGTTGCGTCACCGGCAGGCTCCACCCTTGCAGCGCATCGGCCCACTGGCCATCTCGGTGGATCAGCGTCAGGCCAGCTGGAACGGCGTGGAAATTTTGCTTTCACCTAAAGAGTTCGAGCTGCTGGTGGCGCTGGCTCGCCAGCCAGGACGGGTGTACTCACGTGAGGAACTCGAACGGGATGTCTGGAGCAACTCACTGCAAACGGGGAGCAACACGGTGGATGTGCACTGCGCGAACTTGCGGGGGAAGTTCCGCGCGGTAGGCGCGAATCGTGTGGTGCGCACGGTGCGTGGCCTCGGGTACGCCCTGTACATCGACAGTTGAGCTGAAGCCTGGCGAACACCAGGAGTAGACAAAAAGATCCTGGCGGGCATTTTATGGTCAGCGCACTGCCTTTTGGATTGACCTTGGATCTGGTCCCGCCGAGGACCAGTAAAGCAGCTGGCCAGCTGCCACTGGACCTCAGGACGTGATCACCTCAGCGTCACGCCGTGCGCGCTCCACCGGAGTTGCCCGGATCGTGCCTTCAGGGCCTCGATCCGCTGTCGCTGGTCGTCATCAAGTCACACTTTTCAGGGGAACGACCTGCTCGGGGCCAAGGGTAGACTGATGCACTCACGCCCAATGCGCACCTCAACTCTGGCATTGCGTCTTGCACGCTGTAGAAAGCTGTGACAGCACTGATGAAGATAAGTTCACCCATTCAAGGTTACGACCCCAAAATTACGGACGACGGGTTCATCCGGATCACATGACGCGCACCCACGTATCCGAAACGCTGTGGTGGTGGAAGAGGTCTTCGCCACCCACCGTGCTGCCCGGCGTGCTGTCGCCGAAGCGCAGGTGCTCGTGATGCAAGCAGAGCGTGATGACCTGATGCCGCAGGTGCAAGAACTCCGCTTGCTGTTCATTACAGCGCCATGGCGGGCTGACTACCTTCGCGCCGTGCGCAGGATCGCGCTGGAATTCACCGCCCGTTTGAAGAACTGACCAGTCCATCACCCCATCACACCAAGCGCACCATGATGCCGGTAAAGCAACCCTTACGAAAGGCGTTGATCCACTTCAACCTCAAGCGGTTCACTGAGGAAATGACGCCAACAGAACCGCCACTCGAACCGTGGGCTGAAGCGCTCAGTGAAGCCCAACGGGAGCAGTTGCAGTGGTTGCGCTTGCAGAAGTGCATCGTCACCACCACGGAAGCCGCCGAGGAACCCCTCGCAGGCTTGCCCGCTGGACTGCTGATCGAAGTGCACGTGGATCATCACATCGTCATCAAGGAACGCGGATCGAACGTTCCTGAGCTTTTCCGGCAGGTGTACGAAGCTGCGAAGCTCTTCTTGTCCTTTCCCGACCCGCAATAATCTTCCGTATCCCATCGAATAGGGGCTCACCAGTGACGCGATCGTACTTATAACCGCTGTCGGGGGTCAGGGATCCCTGAACGACACTGGCCAATATTTCAAGCACCCAGGGGCGGCCGCTGCACTCAATGCAGACGAGGCCCCACGCACTACCCGGCCAGGTCTTCGAACGAAGTGCGTGAGTCACGCGGCTGTCCACTCCTCGGTATCATGCACGGTCACGACGTACCAGAATGACGCTTCGTCCCGCTTCAGGCTGACGGTCACGCGCTCGCCTGGCTGAAGGGGCGTGTCGGTTCTGCTCATACCGAAATTCTACCCTTCGGTTTACCATGAGTCATGATTCAAGTGGGCGTGGTGACCTGACGTGTGCGGACGCGTGAACGGGAACTTCCACCCCACAAACTTCCGGAGCATGTTCGGTCTGCTGCTCCCTCCGCAGTGGCCAGGCGCGTACGCAGTCGCACCCACCATGCCTTACCCGATTGTCAGGCTGCCTCCTGGTGAGCGTGTGCAGGTGACTCTGGCCCGCTGGGGCCTGGTACCGGCGATGTACCACGGGGTACTGCGCCAGTTCAAACCCAGCACCTTCAACGCCCGCAGCGAGGACGTGAAGCAACGTCCGTCCTTCGCCCTGGCATACCGGGAAGCACGCCGTTGCCTGGTGATGGTTCAGAGCTTCTACGAGTGGAGCGGCAAGCAGGGCCAGCGCCAGCCGTATGAGATTGGGCGCGCTGATGGCCGCCCGCTGGTTCTCGGAGGGCTGTGGGAAACCTGGCTGAGCGAGTTCGGCCTGATGGAGACCTTCACCCTGCTGACCTGTTCGGCCAATGACCTGATCGCACCACTGCACGACCGGCAACCTGTGATTCTCGAGCGTTCGGACTGGCGGGCCTGGCTCGATCCCCGCACACCGGAGGAGAAGATCACAGCCCTGCTGCGGCCTTGTTCCGCCGACGTTCTGTCCATCTCCCCTGTCAACAGTCAGGACACCCGACCGATGCACAAACGCTCGATAGAGCAGGTGGCCTGATGGGCGGCAAGCACGGCATGAACGGCAAAAGCCTGTTCGAGCTGATGGGCGGTCCAGAGCGCGAGCGGGAGAATGCAGAGCTGCTGAGGATTTGGGGAGATGCCCTCGCCAAAGGTGGCGATACGCCACGCCTAGTGTTCCGCATGATCGGCCAGGAACTGAGGGCGCGGAACCTCATCCGGCCGGTGGATATTGACCCCAGCTGGAATTACTCCCCGCACCGGTGGTCCAGAACTTAAGCTGAGGAGGACCTATGAAGCGCCTTCTTACCCTCGCCTGCAGCTTGTGCCTCTCCGCCACCGCTCAGCCTGTTGCGCCACCACCCACAGCACATACGCCTTCTACGCTGGTGTACGGCCTGGCAGTCAAGCGCAACTGGACCGAGCAGAGCACGCCGTTCTGCACTTCACGCGCTGCTTCCAACATCAGCGTGTCCTACCCGAAAGCACCAAAGGCTGCGTACCGGCACGTTCGCACGTTCGGCTTCACGTCACGCAACAGTCCGACGACCGAACGAACTATGCTTGATTACACTCCAGCTGGTTTTCAGGTTCCTTACCCGTGGCAGGTGGGGCAGTGGATGAGCCGGCAGTATGCCGCCGAAGCAACGCCCGGGTACGCTTACCTGCTTGAAGTTCAGGAACGAGCAGATGTGGGTTCTGGAGGAGCCAACATCTGCATGACCGTGTTCAGCCAACGCAAGTGGACAGCAAAACGAAAACGCCCCGCTCACCGGCACAAAGCCACAAGCGGGGCTGAATGTTGTTACTGGCGCTTTGGGATGAAGGAGAGGGCGAGGAAGATTACCCCGCTGAGCGCGACGATGGCCAGAATGACTTCAAGCACATCGACAGCGTACGCCCAGCGCTACTCATACTTCCTTTACCTTATCTAAAGGCTGTTGTACAAGCTTCTCTTTCCGCCTTGGGACGACACCCCAGGCGAGCCTGAGCGAGATAACGACGAGGGAGGCGGCGAGAATGATTGCGGCATCGATAGCTTCGAGCACGGTCAAACGATACAAGATGAATCACAAATAAACGTCAAATATCACTGTACCCACCTGATCTTCGTCCCAGGCGGGTACCGAACTGCAGGTCAGAAGGTGACGGTGCCCGCCGCGACCATCGCCACATTACTTTGGGCAGGCGTCAGCCCGGTGGCATTGTTCAGGTCGACGTTGTACGAACGGACGTAGGTGTTGTATGTCCCACTGGGCATCTGCTGGCTTGTGAATTCGCGGCTGGCAGGCAAGCTCGACACCGGAAGCAGGCTCAATGTTGTGGTGGTACTGGTTCCGGTATGAAAGACCAGGGCTTGCACGTAGGTGACGCCCGTGCCGGCAGTCCCAGTGAGGGTGTAGCCGCTCGCCGTCAAGTTTACTACCGGATTTTGCATTGCAGGAAGAAGCATATCGGCGTCGATCGAGAATTTGCTGGTGAACGTCTTACCATTCACCACCGTGCTCGCCGTGTATTCGCCATCGACTGGCGTGACCGCGGAGTAGTAGGCGCCCCCAAAGCGTACTTCCGTCACGTTCGTCTTCAGAGGGAGGGTTTGCGTCCCGGTGAAGGCCTGACCACCATTGAACGCTGCGGGTCCTTGGATGGTGACCGGGGCAGCAGCGTCAGGGCCCGTCTGATCGGCTTCACGGAAGCGGATCAGGAAGTGGGTACCGACGAGCTTGCTGATGGTGTTGTTGTACGTTCCACCGGTCACCTCCAGGCCGTA
The Deinococcus peraridilitoris DSM 19664 genome window above contains:
- a CDS encoding response regulator transcription factor, which encodes MPKTILVIEDDPDIRNVVTYTLQDAGYHTLTADNGMSGLITAREQHPDLVLLDLGLPDFDGSEVARRLRSNHDNVPVIVLSAMDSIDRKLNLLDDGANDYLTKPFLPEELLARIKVQLRHRQAPPLQRIGPLAISVDQRQASWNGVEILLSPKEFELLVALARQPGRVYSREELERDVWSNSLQTGSNTVDVHCANLRGKFRAVGANRVVRTVRGLGYALYIDS
- a CDS encoding SOS response-associated peptidase, which translates into the protein MFGLLLPPQWPGAYAVAPTMPYPIVRLPPGERVQVTLARWGLVPAMYHGVLRQFKPSTFNARSEDVKQRPSFALAYREARRCLVMVQSFYEWSGKQGQRQPYEIGRADGRPLVLGGLWETWLSEFGLMETFTLLTCSANDLIAPLHDRQPVILERSDWRAWLDPRTPEEKITALLRPCSADVLSISPVNSQDTRPMHKRSIEQVA